GGTGAGACCATCTGTCTCATCAACAAGCAGAATTTGAGCATTCGTAGAACATTAATTGTGTACAATTAAATAATCCAATGCAAGCATTCCGGTgaaatataattaacaaaatgtaGAACCTTTAACCCGGGGGTCAAAATCAACCCACAGCAACCATTTAAAAGTAAAGGCCATCTGTCTGCTATTGGCTAGTCAATCATATAGCACCaccccaaactcatgccattggttgagctgTTGTTGTGTCAGGCTAGTTGAAATTCTCAAACAAATGTTTTGAAAACACCTGCATGTCAGTGTTTGCACTTTTCTAATGAAATAATCCTGCAGATGGCTTACTTATAATTGTCTCTGCATACTGCACTCTAAGAAAAAATGTGCAAAGATGTCACTGGGGTGGTGTCCTAAAGTTCAAaagctaaagttatatatatgtaccataTTTAGCCCTACAGTAAAtgttacatattagtacctaaagtgtacgcATAAGTAACAGTCTTGTAACTTTTTTCTGAGAATGCAGGTTAAACTGGAAAAGGCAAAACTGTTTCAAACATTTCATCTTTAaattccttcattttttttagcTTTGGATTCACTGGTTAATAATGTAACACAGTGCAGTGAATAACACAAATTTTCAGACCTACCTGAAGGTTGGCGCATGTGGAGAAAACACATGCACTGTCTATTTGCTTGACATCATTTGAGCTGATGACATGTTTGGTGATGATACCCGGTTGAAGATTGGTCCGTGCTGATGGGACTGCTGACTGAGACTCAGTGATGGGAACTAGATCTGCATCCGTGCCATAACCGAATGCCTGGATAGCATTTCCTGcacaaacgcaaacacacacacatatgcaaataaaaacacatggatgaaaaaaacatgaatttttaATGTGGCACAAAAAAACCCCTCAGCAAAAGAGATCACATGCCTGTAAGACATAGCATTTCTCATTAATGTGCTATTTAGGTTAAGCCCATTAGGATGGCTGTTCAGGCCGAGAGGTTACGTGAGGTTTCATCTCGACTCACTCAAGCAAGTGTTCTCTCTGAAGTCTCGAAGGAAGACCTCGCACTCAGCTTCATGATTTCCACTGCCTCGACAGCCACACCAAGGGGAAATGGTGATGTTGGTGTGGCTCGCATCCACATAGTTTGGAGTCACATCTGATCCTGTAAGGCCAAGGGTAGAGATTCTCATAAATATTCATTAGGTGGGAACATGTTGGTTTATAGATCTTGCTGTCTGGAGTATAATGTGCTGTTTGGCTGAGTATAATGGCCAGAGGTTGTTGGTCTGCTCTCTTTTAGAGGTCCGTTTGTTCACAGCATGACTGGATTCTTAACCCTCCAGGATCCATTTCAGGTAATAGGCTAAAAGTATGCAATTAAAAATTTTCTCTGATGATTTGCAGGCCTACTTTAAACACCAGAAgtagtaattattttaaattattttatgaaaattgccaaaaagacaggaaaaaaagtatataatactTGTGTGCCTTAGGGAAAATAATACATGAATGTATCCAAACAAACCTTTTTGCATTTAGTTAAAAATGTATCTGTTACTTAACAGTAAAACAGCTACTAATATAATGTATGGCTCTGTGTTGGTCCTTTGCACTCATGgacatgtatataaaaataataataataataattattattattattattataatgatacatacacatatatatacatacatacatacatacatatatatatatatatatatatatatatatatatatatatatatatactgtatttgttatAGTAGTAAGTAGTCTGATAAAGGCAACATATAGATTTTttctaaagaaatatatatatagtggcttTTAAATTTTAGGAAAAGGTACTCCAATGGGGATTGTTATATTTGAATATACCATGCCTTCATCTGTTCTCCTGTTCTTTATAATCTTTCTTGAAATAAAATTTCTGATGCATCACTAATTAAAACAGCTAAAGAAGGCAAAGTACATGTTCCAAAGAGTCAGTCCATTAAACTGCGATTCCAAATTCGTATTATTGCCGTGCAGCAGATTTTTCTCATAATCACTCACCAATGAGTCCAACGTAGGACACCAGACAACCGTGGTAGTTATCATTAGGACAGCTTGTTATAGAATGCGATGTCGTCTGGCAATTCATGTGGAAGTCTGCCAGCCTGGATCtagtccaaaaacaaaacaaattatagaATTTAAGAAGCCTGAAACATTTTTAGCACATTCCACTGAATAGGATTTGGATGCACACTTGAATAAGCTACTAGTCTTTCTACATTTATAAAGCACGATTACAGTACATGAAAGGATGGATTTTCAAATTCTCAAATACCAGCTGTCTGCACCTTCTTTTTAAGGTGCTCCAAGAGTCACACACTTTTGGATCAAGCTATAAGGGAAGATTTATTCTAATAGTTATTTATCAGCACAGCTGCATCCACTATCATCAATGCTCTAATATCCAAGACTGAAACAATACACAGCAGTAAATTTGCAATATGAGATGTATTCTGTCAGACCTAACTAGTGTCTGGTGGGGTTCCAATTCATGGCTATTTTCTGTTTGACTCCATGTGGTATTTCTCAAGCAATCTGCCTCAAACAGCCTCTTCCTAGGGGGTTACCTGCATTCAGAAACAGATTGCTCCAAGCACTAGACCTGAGGTGGGCAGGGGGTCACATTAGTACTTATTCTTGAGTATAAACTCTCTCCCCTAgcactttacacacacataaactcggAATAATAGCCCCGCGCATCCTTCCTTCACATAATGCCGGCGAGATGGAGAACTCAGGCTCGCTGCCCTCCTGCGAGACCTTGATTAATAGTGAATCATCCTACACGGCAGTATGGACTCCTGACTCACTAACTCAGCTACAGTGTGAATATTAACTGAACCGTTCTTGCTGTTAGGTCCGCAGGTGTTGCCTACTGGGTGTTTACCTCTCAGAACAAAGAATGCTATCTGCATCGCTCTCATGGGTTCTTGCCGAAAAGGTCATCCTTTCTACTCTTCTTTATTGACATGGAAATGGATGTTCCTCTGATGCTTTTTGTGCTGTATTTTTCCCCAAGCTTTATCTCCAGATAAGCTCTGCGGTGCTCACTGCTAAATAAGGCAAAGGCATGAAGGTGTGGGTGAAATCCAGCAAATCAAGAAGCGATGCATGGCTGATGAGACTGCAACCCAAAGTGCACGCGCTCTGAAAGGGTGAACTGAAGTGCTTCCCGAATTTATGGGCCAGCTAGCAAGTTCAAAAGATACTTACTGCAATTATTTAATTACCAAACTACATTATAGATTCATTTTTAACAGAGCTGGAGTGTAAGACCTTGCTAACATAGTGCAACTAGAGGAGACTGTAGAAAAATGAAACATGGGGTCAGCTGTAACAGTCAGTTTAACCAATAAGAATTAAGCTACactattatacatacataataaccAGTGTCCAAAGATGACACAAAAAATAGGacattgcataaaaaataaaaagtttccacaaatatatgaagcagcacaattgttttcggctttaatattaataagaaatatataaatatatttattgaacagcaaatacagaaaattcagctttgcatcacaggaataaattacatttaaatatatattaaaatagaaaacagttaatttcattgtattaacatttcacagtattattgttttactgtattttcgatcaaataaatgtagaagattataaaacaaatgaaaagccATATGGGAATCAAAaagcacaaacaaacagaaacagtttaaaaatatagaaattaaatacTACTTTCTTGTCATTCAGTTTTCCTCAGGATCCTGTCAAGAGATTATTTTTAATCCTGTCtttttgaaaagttattttagGGCCACTGAAAGAAAGTTTATTGTGAATTCAACATGCCACATCACTTACTGTAGCTCTAGTTCTGTGCAAAGATCATGAATATTCTATCAGTCTACCATCATGATTCAACCCCATTAACGTACACAGCATGTCCTGAAGCAGATACAAGAAGTTCATTGATGTGACACTAAATACTCTTGAAAAAAGTGAATGTGTAGTTTTTACCTCTCCCCTAAACACTCCCCTACCTGCCATTGCTCAATTAAACAGATAACCCCACCCCCAAACTCACACTATTGGTGTAGCTGTTGCTGAGTGAATCTCAAAGAGAGAAACTGAAATCACcacataaattaaatgttttcttttatttataaacaacaaACCTTCAAATGACTATTTTCCTGCAAATTAGGTAGAAATTAGAGAGTGTATTTTAATATCCAACATGACAGCATTTTAAGAGTTTGACACTTCCTCAAATTATCCACTTGACACTTGTTACGAGGTTGAACtcacaacatgaaaaaaaaaaaaaaaaaaaaaaaaacattattattatataattattattagttttttatttttttttctcagcaaatCTGGATGTATTATCATGTGTGTATCATGATGTACAAatcattttctcaaaaatatgTGAATTAAATGAGAGAGTATGTTGGGTCTGAGGAATGTTCCAACAGATTCATAATATTGTTGTATGATGACGTTTGAGTTTTTGGCAAAGCAGAAAAGGTGCACATggcgtgttttgtttttttctattagaCCAGGAACATAATAACAATGCTTGCCTAAATTAACGAATCCCTCAGTGGAGCTGATGATTTACATTGTTAATTACCTTCTGGCTGGCTCAAGGAGGCAGAAGGGTGGGTGATGTGTAAATGAATGCCCCTGGTAAGCGGTTTGCAGGGCTGGAGTGTTAAAC
This genomic window from Carassius auratus strain Wakin unplaced genomic scaffold, ASM336829v1 scaf_tig00009654, whole genome shotgun sequence contains:
- the LOC113072610 gene encoding GDNF family receptor alpha-2-like translates to MNCQTTSHSITSCPNDNYHGCLVSYVGLIGSDVTPNYVDASHTNITISPWCGCRGSGNHEAECEVFLRDFRENTCLRNAIQAFGYGTDADLVPITESQSAVPSARTNLQPGIITKHVISSNDVKQIDSACVFSTCANLQDSEQKCSNSFECAEENVLNPNMEGSIDSVDSHQADNNRARHSSVTSISVSAATLTLAFALVNQAL